From the genome of Nicotiana sylvestris chromosome 2, ASM39365v2, whole genome shotgun sequence, one region includes:
- the LOC138885514 gene encoding uncharacterized protein, whose protein sequence is MADQTIKRPLGIIDDVLVRVDKFILSADFVILDCEVDYEVPIILGRPFISKGKALVDVEADELTFRVGDKKVIFHVCKYMRQPNSNKVCSFVDLVTDVIIDDASATMNAKDNLEAVLLNLDEVEEK, encoded by the coding sequence ATGGCGGATCAAACAATAAAGAGacctttgggtattattgatgatgtgctggTTCGAGTTGACAAGTTTATCCTCTCGGCGgactttgtgattcttgattgtgaagtggactatgaggtgcctatCATTTTGGGTAGACCTTTCATTTCTAAGGGGAAGGCTCTTGTTGATGTGGAAGCCGATGAGCTCACTTTTCGAGTGGGTGACAAAAAGGTGatcttccatgtgtgcaaatatatgaggcaaccgaatagtAATAAAGTTTGTTCATTCGTGGATTTGGTGACGGATGTGATTATTGATGATGCGAGTGCCACAATGAATGCTAAGGATAATTTAGAAGCCGTTTTGCTCAATCTTGATGAGGTTGAGGAGAAATAA
- the LOC104214575 gene encoding TLC domain-containing protein At5g14285, producing the protein MEAPILISSIPNLFSFFTFFLIIYLVAYLIIFRSWKPKLRPEASSCAISLLHGTPAVFFAVTSLLADPDRDFHSPNTPLQNLVLDYSISYFLMDLTHYLIFYPSDVLFIGHHLATLFVFVTCRYVVYHGAYAILVLLILAEVTSFIQNTWTLANARKSDVEFAAKVYALLSPPFYVLYSLVRGIAGPYFVYRMFTYYLSGAANNVIPRWIWISWVFVVVTAISVSILWISNLWVELYRERSRELERKVR; encoded by the coding sequence ATGGAAGCTCCAATTCTCATTTCTTCAATCCCTAATCTCTTCTCCTTCTTCACTTTTTTTCTCATCATTTACCTCGTTGCTTACTTAATCATCTTCCGTTCATGGAAACCCAAGCTCCGTCCAGAAGCTTCCAGCTGCGCCATCTCCTTACTCCACGGCACCCCCGCCGTATTCTTTGCCGTTACTTCCCTACTCGCCGACCCTGATCGTGACTTTCACTCGCCCAACACCCCTTTACAAAACCTCGTCCTTGACTACAGCATTTCCTATTTCTTAATGGACCTAACCCACTACCTGATTTTTTACCCTAGTGATGTTCTCTTCATCGGCCACCACCTCGCTACCCTGTTCGTTTTCGTCACGTGCCGGTACGTGGTGTACCACGGAGCGTATGCGATTCTCGTGCTTTTGATTCTTGCGGAAGTTACTAGCTTCATACAGAACACGTGGACTCTCGCGAATGCTCGGAAATCGGACGTGGAGTTCGCTGCTAAGGTTTATGCTTTACTTTCGCCTCCGTTTTATGTTCTGTATTCGTTGGTCAGAGGTATTGCTGGGCCGTATTTTGTGTATAGGATGTTTACGTATTATCTTAGTGGGGCTGCTAATAATGTGATACCTAGATGGATTTGGATATCTtgggtttttgttgttgttactgctattTCCGTTAGTATACTGTGGATTTCCAATCTTTGGGTTGAGTTGTATAGAGAAAGGAGTAGGGAACTTGAGAGAAAAGTTAGGTGA